The stretch of DNA GAAAGTCCTGATACAACTTCATAAGATAAAAGTTGGATTGCAGTTCTTGCACCTCCTAGTAATGCCCATTTATTAGCACTACTCATACCACCAAGTAACGGTCCATAAAGTCCAACTGCTCCAACTGACATTACAAATAAAACACCCACATTAATATCAGAAATAATTGGTCTTACTGTATATCCAAACATTTCAAATTCAGGTAAAAAAGGAACGGCACTCATTGCTATAAATGCAGTTGCAGCTGTAATTAGAGGCGCAACCATAAAAATTGGTTTACATGCATTTGCAGGAATAAAATCTTCTTTTGTAAATAGTTTAATTCCATCTGCTGCAATTTGAAGTAATCCATAAGGACCAACATTTGTTGGCCCCAATCTTCTTTGCATAAATGCTAAAACTTTTCTTTCAATATAAGTTGTAAATCCAGCAAGCGCTGAAAAAACTGCAAGAACAACTACTACTTTTATTATTGTTTCAATTATAATACTTGTTTCCATTTTATGCCTTTACCACTTTTGCTTTATTAAATCTATAAGTATTAAATAAAACATTTGATGCACTGTTTTTCATAAAAGTTGATACATAAGGAATATTTCCTTCAATTTGAATATCAACAAAAGCATTTAATACTAACTCTTGATTATTAGCATTTACTTTAACTTTATCACCCTCAGATAATTCAAGTTTTTCAAAAGTTAATTTTGAGAAGAAAATTCCATCTTGAAAATTCTCTTTAAATTCATGTGAAATTGATGTAAACTCATTAAATTGATTAATTGGATTTGCTTTATAAATCAAAATTTCATCTTCTTCTAAAGTGATTTTTTCAACATTATTTTGTTTTATTGTATCTTGAGTCGTCATTTCACTAGAAGTTAATTCATAACCTCTATATTCAACTTGGTCATTTCCAAATCTATTTGGCAAATCATCAAATGCAACTGATTTATAACCTTTTTCACTTGGAAGTTTTGCTGTATATTCTATTGTATATTCAACATCTTCATTTAAAAGTTCATTTGCAATTTCATTTAATGTGTAACCATTAAATCCTATTGCTGCATTTGTAGGAATTACTTTTTTATCAATATTTGTAAAAGTTCCCTCTTGTTGATTAAGTGCTGGAATATCTAAATCTCCATCACCTAAAGCTGATAATTCAAAATCTGCTTTTACATTATAACCCACACTATATCCAGAAACTTCACCAGACAATGTACAGATTTGAGAAACACCTAAAGTGTTTGTTTGTGATGGAATAATTACAACATCAAAAGCTGTACACTTATCAATCAAACCGCAAAGTTTTGCTAAATTTTCAGCATTTGGATGAGTTATTAAATCTTCTCCAATAATTAAAGAAAATGTATCTTTTTTAACTAACATCTCATCAATTAAATCAATAAATTTTTCATCTTTTCCAAAATCAGCCAATAAAGAAATGTATTCATAAGAAACTTCTTTAGAAACATTTTTTGAAATGATTTTTTTAACTTCTTTTTCTTCGCCAGTTGCTTCATCAACAACTATTTCTACAATATTTTCTTTTACAACTTCAATTAAAGTTTTTGTTTTTGTTTCTTTTAAAGAATCAATATATGCTTGAATATCAGTAGGTAAATCTTTCCCAAATTTATATAATATAAAATATAAAATTGATTCTTCAACCATCGCATCATGATAGATAAACTCTGTTGTTTTTCCTTTTTTCCCGATTTTTTCCATAATTGGATCTGCTAGAGGATGAAAATATAAACCCGAACCTTTATTTATAGAAACTGAGTTATTAAAGGCATATCTAGCATTTGGTAAATCAGATTTTAAATAAGAACCCACAGAAATTACAAAGTTTGCATTATGAACATCTGATAATTTTGAAGAATAAAGTGATTTTCCAGATATTTTAGAATAATTCTTTAAAAATTCTTGGTATCTTCTGGCATCTTCATTTACAAGATTAGCTCCCATTTTTTGAGCAATTTTTTGTAAAATAAATGCTTCTTCATTTGTAATATACGAGTTGAATTTAATATTTTTAGCTTTTTTGAAAGCTTCTAGTGCTTTTGAAAAAGCAATTTTATCTTTTGATTGAACTTTATTTTCAAAATCATAAGCAAATCTTCCTGCTCCATTTACAGTTGAATAATGAGGTTCACTATTTACTCTATAAATCTTTTTAGTTGCATGATTGTCTATTGATTCATGTTTAATTTCATAATACATAAATGCACAATCAGATGAGTGAGGATTTGCTGCTGGTATTTTTTTAAGTTCCCAAGCATTTGAAGTATATTGGAAATCATGTGATACTAAAGCTCCAACGGGACAGGCAGATATACACTCTCCACAATTTGTACAGGCATCTGCATCATATCCAATAAGTGATTTATTAAGTTTATTCCACATAGCATAAGCATCTTTTGGCATCTCATCTTTAAATACTTTTTCAATATTATCAGAATCTCTTTTTACAGTGCTAAGAGCATTTGAACCCACCATATCTTCACATACAGTTACACATCTTTCACAAACGATACATAAAGCTGGGTCATAATTCATAACTCCCCAATGTTGAACGGGTCTATGAATATCTTTGATAGTATAGTTTTGAGAATCAACTTTCATATACAAAGAGTAATTTTGCAGTTCACACTCTCCACTTTGATCACAAACACCACATTGTAAAGGATGATTTACATCGTAAACTTCCATCATCGCACGTCGTTCTTTTGATATATTTTCTGTAATAGTTGAAATATTCATATCAGCTTTTACTTTTGTATTACAGCCATAAACTTGTTTTCCATCTGCTTCTACTAAACATAATCTACAGGCAAGTGTTGGGGAACATCTTGTTAAGTAACATATAGCTGGTACAAATACATCATTTGCTCTTGCCACATTTAAAATAGATTCACCATCTTTGGCTTGAACTTCTTTACCATCAATTGTTAGTGTAATCATATCGCTCATTATGCTTCAACCTTTTCAATTTTTACTTGTTTATAAATATATCCATTAAAAATATCTTCATCGATTTTTGTTTTTAATATAGCAATAGTTCCATGTAAATTTTCATCGATTTTTAATACTCTTTTGATTTTTTCATTTTTTGATATTACAAAAATTTCATTACCATTTGATACTTTTGCTATATTTGCAAAAGTTTGGCTTGCTATTAACTCATCATTTTTTTCATCTATTAATTTATAAACTAAAGTTCCATTAAATGATTTTAATTCTTCTAACTCTTCTAAATCAAAATCTATGCAAGAATCGATTTTTTGTTCTAATTGTTCATTTAAAACAACTAGATTTAAATCTGAATATTTTTTTATTAAAGCAATTAATTGAATGATATTTTCTACTCTTTCGTGATTTATTAAGTCGTTTCCAATAATTAATGTTTTAACTTTTGCTTCTTGTGAGTTTTCAAAAGCCTCATCAAACTCTTCTTCCCCTGCACTACTTTCAGCACTTATATAACCTAAATCTAAATCATCTAGATAGTTTTTAGTTTTTTCATCACAATTTGAAGCAAAAGTATTTAATAATAATGCACAAATTCCTTCTTCACTTCCAACTTCATATTTAATAAGTTGAGAATAAAAAGATTTTAAATTTGCATTATCAACTGGATGCATATAAATAAATTTTGCATCGTTATTTTTTACAGCTTTTAAAATAGAATTTTTAATTTTTTCATCTTCAATAAAAGTTGCAAAAGAGATAATAAAATCGCTATTTGAAATTTGTTCTGTTTTATTCATCGTCATCATCTATTTCACTTTTTTTAGTTTCAATAATTTTTTCTTCTGCTTCTATTTTTGGTTCAGGTTTTACTTTTTTTATTACTAATGTCCAATCAACTTCATTAAATTTAATTGAGTTCATTAAAGTATAACCCGCTTCATAAATCACATCTGCACTTTTTTGGATATTGCTAAAATCTCCAATTTCAAACATAATAATTGCTGTTTCTTCAGGAGCAATTTGTTTATCAAGTAGTTCTAACATTCTTGTATAGAAGTCGTTTTTCAAATGTCTTAAATCAAATCTTTTCATAACTTCTCCTATCTATCTATTTCGCCAAAAACGATGTTTAAATTACCAATAATAGTAACAACATCGGCTAACTGGCATCCAACTAATAACTCTTCTAAAATCGCTGTATGTTGGAAACTTGGAGTTCTAAGTTTCATTCTATAAGCATAAGGGCTTCCATCACTTACAACAAAATATCCCAACTCACCTTTTGGTGATTCAGTTGCCACATAAACTTCTCCAACAGGTGGTCTCATACCTTGAGTTACTAAAACAAAATGTTGCATTAAAGAGTAGTTTTGAGTCATTATTTGCTCTTTAGCAGCTGAGATATAATTTGGAGCATGAGCCATAAGTTGAGTATCTGACTCTTCATACATAGGAACTAACTGTTTTAAAATTTTTGAAGATTCTCTCATTTCAGCAATACAGATTTTATATCTTCCATAAGAGTCATTAGTATGTGAAATAGGAATATCAAAATCAAGTTCAGGATAGATTCCATACGCCATCTCTTTTCTTAAATCCCATTTGATTCCAGAACCTCTTAAAATAATTCCTGAACAGCCCCAATCTTTTGCCATTTCTTGTGTAATAACTCCAACATTTTCAAGTCTCATTTTCCAGATTCTATTTTCTGTCAATAATCCCTCATAAGTTTTAAGTTCTGTTTCTAATACATCTAAAAATGATAAACAATCTGCTGTCCAATTAGCTGGTAAATCCAAAGGAACTCCACCAATTCTAACAGCACTGTGTGTAAGTCTTGCGCCACAATAGTCTTCAATTAAGTCCATTGCATATTCTCTTTCTCTAAAACAGTAAAGGAACATAGACATT from Arcobacter suis CECT 7833 encodes:
- the nuoH gene encoding NADH-quinone oxidoreductase subunit NuoH, with the protein product METSIIIETIIKVVVVLAVFSALAGFTTYIERKVLAFMQRRLGPTNVGPYGLLQIAADGIKLFTKEDFIPANACKPIFMVAPLITAATAFIAMSAVPFLPEFEMFGYTVRPIISDINVGVLFVMSVGAVGLYGPLLGGMSSANKWALLGGARTAIQLLSYEVVSGLSLLAPLMMVGSLSLIDINNYQSGGVSDWIIWSQPLAFILFTIAGFAETNRTPFDLLEHEAELVAGYATEYSGMRWGMFFIGEYANLFTISFLITLIFLGGFNDLWFIPGGFAIVLKVMCLIFVFLWTRASWPHIRPDQLMWLCWKILMPLAVLNILVTGFVMMF
- a CDS encoding NADH-quinone oxidoreductase subunit G; translation: MSDMITLTIDGKEVQAKDGESILNVARANDVFVPAICYLTRCSPTLACRLCLVEADGKQVYGCNTKVKADMNISTITENISKERRAMMEVYDVNHPLQCGVCDQSGECELQNYSLYMKVDSQNYTIKDIHRPVQHWGVMNYDPALCIVCERCVTVCEDMVGSNALSTVKRDSDNIEKVFKDEMPKDAYAMWNKLNKSLIGYDADACTNCGECISACPVGALVSHDFQYTSNAWELKKIPAANPHSSDCAFMYYEIKHESIDNHATKKIYRVNSEPHYSTVNGAGRFAYDFENKVQSKDKIAFSKALEAFKKAKNIKFNSYITNEEAFILQKIAQKMGANLVNEDARRYQEFLKNYSKISGKSLYSSKLSDVHNANFVISVGSYLKSDLPNARYAFNNSVSINKGSGLYFHPLADPIMEKIGKKGKTTEFIYHDAMVEESILYFILYKFGKDLPTDIQAYIDSLKETKTKTLIEVVKENIVEIVVDEATGEEKEVKKIISKNVSKEVSYEYISLLADFGKDEKFIDLIDEMLVKKDTFSLIIGEDLITHPNAENLAKLCGLIDKCTAFDVVIIPSQTNTLGVSQICTLSGEVSGYSVGYNVKADFELSALGDGDLDIPALNQQEGTFTNIDKKVIPTNAAIGFNGYTLNEIANELLNEDVEYTIEYTAKLPSEKGYKSVAFDDLPNRFGNDQVEYRGYELTSSEMTTQDTIKQNNVEKITLEEDEILIYKANPINQFNEFTSISHEFKENFQDGIFFSKLTFEKLELSEGDKVKVNANNQELVLNAFVDIQIEGNIPYVSTFMKNSASNVLFNTYRFNKAKVVKA
- a CDS encoding NADH-ubiquinone oxidoreductase subunit E family protein, with amino-acid sequence MKRFDLRHLKNDFYTRMLELLDKQIAPEETAIIMFEIGDFSNIQKSADVIYEAGYTLMNSIKFNEVDWTLVIKKVKPEPKIEAEEKIIETKKSEIDDDDE
- the nuoD gene encoding NADH dehydrogenase (quinone) subunit D, translating into MQQPNRLKPFFENIHFEREDNTMMVNFGPQHPSAHGQLRLILELQGEEVVKSRPMIGYLHRGMEKMAENMIYNEFLPTTDRMDYIAATSNNYGYALAIEQLLGIVAPRRAEIIRTMLLELNRITSHLFWLATHALDVGAMSMFLYCFREREYAMDLIEDYCGARLTHSAVRIGGVPLDLPANWTADCLSFLDVLETELKTYEGLLTENRIWKMRLENVGVITQEMAKDWGCSGIILRGSGIKWDLRKEMAYGIYPELDFDIPISHTNDSYGRYKICIAEMRESSKILKQLVPMYEESDTQLMAHAPNYISAAKEQIMTQNYSLMQHFVLVTQGMRPPVGEVYVATESPKGELGYFVVSDGSPYAYRMKLRTPSFQHTAILEELLVGCQLADVVTIIGNLNIVFGEIDR